From Pelosinus fermentans DSM 17108, the proteins below share one genomic window:
- a CDS encoding type II toxin-antitoxin system prevent-host-death family antitoxin, translated as MFSTAIRKNYNEISALCKRSGEPVYLTKNGEGDLVVMDIEAFARWESMLRLRENLLAVEEGRLKGRSGHSIDEVSTMMKAAVQEVLDGQRK; from the coding sequence GTGTTCTCCACGGCAATTCGTAAGAACTACAATGAAATATCTGCGCTGTGTAAACGTTCGGGGGAGCCTGTTTATCTGACGAAGAATGGTGAGGGTGATCTTGTGGTTATGGATATTGAAGCTTTTGCAAGATGGGAAAGCATGTTACGACTGCGAGAAAATTTGCTTGCTGTTGAGGAAGGCAGGCTGAAAGGAAGGTCTGGTCACTCCATAGACGAAGTATCTACGATGATGAAAGCTGCTGTCCAGGAGGTTCTGGATGGGCAGCGAAAATAA
- a CDS encoding acyl-CoA thioesterase, translating to MKSYETSRLVTGQDMNHHDTLFAARMAEWFTEATFLGASNLYGKYGETDHLVAVETHSMKFLRPSFNGDMIRFVSTGVKAGKTSLTVYTKALRNNTEIKLAEGFSTFVCIDGNKKKIPHNIVLDEPITEEEREILEKFNKLQAK from the coding sequence ATGAAAAGTTACGAAACATCAAGATTAGTGACAGGTCAAGATATGAATCATCACGATACTTTATTTGCAGCCAGAATGGCTGAGTGGTTTACTGAAGCAACTTTTCTAGGGGCCTCCAACTTATATGGCAAATATGGTGAGACGGATCATTTAGTTGCAGTTGAAACTCATTCGATGAAATTCTTGCGACCTTCTTTTAATGGAGATATGATTAGATTTGTATCAACAGGAGTGAAAGCTGGAAAGACAAGTCTTACAGTTTATACGAAGGCTCTTAGAAACAATACAGAGATTAAACTTGCAGAGGGTTTTTCAACCTTTGTCTGCATCGATGGCAACAAGAAAAAAATACCTCACAACATCGTGCTTGATGAGCCAATAACAGAGGAAGAAAGAGAAATATTGGAAAAATTTAATAAACTACAAGCTAAATAG
- a CDS encoding tail fiber protein, whose protein sequence is MGRTINITDEIIVVSHGEEDTGKMAMLGANGKFHVSVIPEMPLVFPTGAIQYFALQLAPEGWLIADGSEVSREKYSRLFVSIGTTFGSGNGTNTFSLPDLRGEFIRGIDCGRGIDVDRQLGSMQSEELKSHAHNLKTFTSLPGNDVVLNDGDTVWSKSIEANPSPYNGVVANTYQTGGAETRPRNVALLACIKY, encoded by the coding sequence ATGGGTAGAACAATAAATATCACAGACGAAATTATTGTAGTGTCTCATGGTGAAGAAGATACAGGTAAGATGGCTATGTTAGGGGCAAATGGTAAGTTTCACGTAAGTGTTATTCCAGAGATGCCCCTTGTATTTCCAACTGGTGCAATTCAATATTTCGCATTGCAATTAGCTCCTGAAGGCTGGTTAATTGCAGATGGCTCGGAAGTATCAAGAGAAAAATATAGTAGGCTTTTTGTGTCAATTGGAACGACATTTGGAAGCGGTAACGGAACTAATACATTTAGCTTACCTGATTTACGAGGAGAATTTATACGTGGCATCGATTGTGGTAGGGGTATTGATGTTGATCGACAACTTGGCAGTATGCAATCTGAAGAATTAAAAAGCCATGCTCATAATTTAAAAACATTTACTAGTTTACCAGGTAATGATGTTGTATTAAATGATGGTGATACAGTATGGAGTAAATCAATTGAGGCAAATCCCTCTCCATATAATGGTGTTGTTGCAAATACTTATCAGACAGGTGGCGCCGAAACTCGTCCCCGCAATGTAGCTTTATTAGCTTGTATTAAATATTAA
- a CDS encoding helix-turn-helix transcriptional regulator has translation MAKRIGLILAREKLGYSKKTVAKEAGIDRQRYGRIESGEADRVDVTEAYKIANFLGCEHPKEIFLDNDG, from the coding sequence GTGGCCAAAAGAATTGGACTTATCCTTGCTCGTGAAAAATTAGGTTATTCTAAAAAAACTGTTGCGAAAGAAGCTGGGATTGATAGGCAAAGATATGGACGAATAGAAAGTGGGGAAGCAGATAGAGTAGATGTTACTGAAGCATATAAGATTGCCAATTTTTTAGGGTGTGAACACCCCAAAGAAATTTTTCTAGATAATGATGGCTAG
- a CDS encoding helix-turn-helix domain-containing protein yields MIAKNNFFKDRIADLFELEKDRNPKITQEEFAKKCGASRSQFTGWLSGNGSPNPDMLRQIAIVWNVSVDWLVGKTDIKRPIEINAAHRADDLISDLPPEAIERIEEFKELMRMKYGKKPT; encoded by the coding sequence TTGATAGCTAAAAATAATTTTTTTAAAGATCGTATTGCCGATTTATTTGAACTTGAAAAAGATCGCAATCCTAAGATTACTCAAGAAGAATTTGCTAAAAAATGTGGTGCCTCTAGAAGTCAGTTTACTGGGTGGCTCTCAGGTAATGGTTCTCCAAATCCTGATATGCTACGCCAAATAGCAATTGTATGGAATGTATCTGTTGATTGGCTTGTTGGTAAAACAGATATTAAGAGACCTATTGAGATAAATGCAGCACACCGAGCTGACGATCTTATATCTGACTTACCTCCTGAGGCTATAGAACGCATTGAAGAGTTTAAAGAATTAATGCGGATGAAATATGGTAAGAAACCTACTTAA
- a CDS encoding ImmA/IrrE family metallo-endopeptidase, giving the protein MYFTEQCLPPIIGLDNSLPHDTSLLRCILAEELGHHFTTVWYYIPREFYNYSDRLHISKIEYKAMRWAAEYLVPENDLLDVIGSGLYEPWEIAEHFTITEEFATFRMRLFGANKI; this is encoded by the coding sequence ATTTATTTTACAGAACAATGTTTACCTCCAATCATTGGATTGGACAACTCCTTACCTCATGACACGTCCCTGCTCCGCTGTATCTTAGCAGAAGAGTTAGGGCATCACTTTACAACCGTCTGGTATTATATCCCTCGAGAATTCTACAATTATAGTGACCGCTTACATATTAGCAAAATTGAGTACAAAGCCATGCGCTGGGCAGCAGAATACCTAGTGCCTGAAAACGATCTCCTAGATGTTATCGGCAGTGGTTTGTACGAACCTTGGGAGATAGCAGAGCACTTTACTATTACTGAAGAGTTTGCCACTTTTAGAATGCGACTTTTCGGAGCCAATAAAATATGA
- the tcmP gene encoding three-Cys-motif partner protein TcmP yields the protein MEIPWIIDEHTRVKHALLKQYIDAWMTILFSAQSKLRKPEKLIYIDGFAGPGVYYENKIKDETCIGSPLIVAEAANKYIDSKPGREVHIYCTENNDSCAELLYNNLINQNKHKQNWVVYNQEFSIKAHELLDELEAKKLTEQPIFFFIDPFGYSGYPISLLKRILQYPRAEVFINFMIYDIARFYKEELFEKKMVNLFGNFQFKKDNLSKKPEETYSFLKNLYCENLKKIANVNFIMPFRINTPGQGTRPRYYMIHASNNYKALFEMKNTMARVSESSYRFEAIGIDSRQISLFDDPDKINLIERVKEFCQDKRQVSYDDLEYWAYVNTNGISRTIKEALLQLEKDNYIKILRQSRQRSNTVTTGATILANEPPLSLF from the coding sequence ATGGAAATACCATGGATAATTGATGAACACACGCGAGTTAAACACGCCCTTTTAAAGCAATATATTGATGCATGGATGACAATATTATTTAGTGCGCAATCCAAACTGCGCAAACCAGAGAAATTAATATATATAGACGGATTTGCTGGTCCTGGAGTTTATTATGAAAATAAAATAAAAGATGAAACTTGTATAGGTTCTCCTTTAATTGTCGCAGAAGCCGCAAATAAATATATAGATTCTAAACCAGGACGAGAAGTTCATATCTATTGCACTGAAAATAACGATTCTTGTGCAGAACTTTTATATAATAATTTGATAAATCAAAATAAGCATAAACAAAACTGGGTTGTATATAATCAAGAATTTTCCATTAAGGCACATGAATTACTAGATGAGCTGGAAGCAAAAAAGCTTACTGAGCAACCAATATTCTTTTTTATAGATCCTTTTGGTTATAGTGGATATCCAATTTCTTTACTAAAAAGAATTCTACAATACCCGCGGGCTGAAGTTTTTATCAACTTTATGATTTATGATATTGCTAGATTTTATAAAGAAGAGCTATTTGAAAAAAAGATGGTTAATCTATTTGGAAACTTTCAATTTAAAAAAGATAATTTGTCAAAAAAACCCGAGGAAACTTATTCGTTTCTAAAGAATCTTTATTGTGAAAATCTAAAAAAAATAGCTAATGTTAATTTTATTATGCCATTTAGAATAAACACTCCTGGACAAGGTACTCGTCCAAGATACTATATGATACATGCTTCAAACAACTATAAAGCTCTATTTGAAATGAAAAATACAATGGCTCGAGTTAGTGAATCATCATATCGTTTTGAAGCTATTGGAATTGATTCCCGCCAGATTAGCCTATTCGATGATCCAGATAAAATAAATTTAATAGAACGAGTTAAAGAATTCTGTCAGGATAAACGTCAGGTTTCTTATGATGATCTAGAATATTGGGCATATGTTAATACCAATGGTATCTCCAGAACTATTAAAGAAGCATTGCTACAACTTGAAAAAGATAATTATATTAAGATACTGCGGCAATCAAGACAAAGATCAAATACAGTTACTACAGGAGCAACAATTTTAGCTAATGAACCTCCCCTATCTCTTTTTTAA
- a CDS encoding DUF5131 family protein, giving the protein MAGKSKIEWTEATWNPVTGCTKISAGCTNCYAERLAMRLKAMGQLKYRNGFKVTLQEKALDYPLLLKTPKIIFVNSMSDLFHEDVPFEYIKKIFDIMKQASWHRFQVLTKRSERLAELSSLLEWSPNIWLGVTVENNDCIFRIDHLRETNAHIKFLSLEPLIGPLPDINLTNIDWVIVGGESGPGSRPMKEEWVHSIRDSCQRGHIPFFFKQWGGVNKKKAGRILDGRTWDEIPNYARLDKHVPIPFSLEFN; this is encoded by the coding sequence ATGGCTGGAAAATCTAAAATAGAATGGACTGAGGCAACATGGAATCCAGTAACTGGTTGTACTAAAATCAGTGCAGGATGTACTAATTGTTATGCAGAGCGCTTAGCCATGCGTCTTAAAGCCATGGGACAATTAAAATATCGTAATGGATTTAAAGTAACCTTACAAGAAAAAGCACTAGATTATCCGCTCTTGCTAAAGACACCGAAAATTATATTTGTTAATTCAATGAGCGATTTATTTCATGAAGATGTTCCATTTGAATATATAAAGAAAATTTTCGATATAATGAAGCAAGCATCTTGGCATCGGTTCCAAGTGCTTACAAAACGTTCAGAAAGATTAGCTGAACTATCATCTTTATTAGAATGGAGCCCAAATATTTGGTTGGGCGTGACTGTTGAAAATAATGATTGTATCTTTAGAATTGATCATTTGCGAGAAACAAATGCTCATATCAAATTTTTATCACTAGAACCGTTAATAGGTCCTCTTCCTGATATTAATTTAACAAATATTGATTGGGTAATCGTTGGTGGCGAATCAGGACCTGGATCTCGACCAATGAAAGAAGAGTGGGTTCACTCTATTAGAGACTCTTGTCAAAGAGGCCATATACCATTTTTCTTCAAACAGTGGGGTGGAGTTAATAAAAAGAAGGCCGGAAGAATACTCGATGGCAGGACGTGGGATGAAATACCGAATTATGCTCGATTAGATAAGCACGTACCTATACCTTTTTCATTAGAATTTAATTAA
- a CDS encoding virulence RhuM family protein codes for MFFFFPDNPNTGDGIETPSNELNDIILYQGANGNVRVEIYFQDETFWLNQKKISELFGKDIRTISEHLNNIYSEEELTKEATIRKFRIVQKEGNRNVTRDVDFYNLDAVIAVGYRVNSREATQFRIWTTKVLKEFIVKGFVLDDERLKQGKRFGKDYFDELLERIREIRASERRFYEKITDIYAQCSIDYIPNSEITIRFYQTVQNKLHWAITGKTAAEIIADRADSNKEHMGLQTWKNAPDGKILQSDTTVAKNYLQQPEIKELERIVSMYLDYAENQAARQIPMKMQDWIQKLDAFLQFNEYEVLQNAGKITRQLADESAKMEYQKFRVIQDRSYLSDFDKEVKKITQKNKKK; via the coding sequence ATGTTTTTCTTCTTTCCAGATAATCCAAATACAGGCGATGGTATAGAAACTCCCTCAAATGAGTTAAATGATATTATCTTATATCAGGGTGCCAATGGCAATGTGAGAGTAGAAATATATTTTCAAGATGAAACGTTCTGGCTGAATCAAAAGAAAATCTCCGAATTATTTGGTAAAGATATTCGTACTATTAGCGAACATCTTAATAATATTTATTCCGAAGAAGAATTGACTAAAGAAGCAACTATCCGGAAATTCCGGATAGTTCAAAAAGAAGGTAATAGAAACGTTACGCGAGATGTTGATTTCTATAATCTTGATGCTGTTATCGCCGTAGGCTATAGAGTAAACAGCCGTGAAGCTACTCAATTTCGAATTTGGACTACAAAAGTATTAAAAGAATTCATCGTTAAAGGATTCGTCTTAGATGATGAAAGATTAAAACAAGGAAAACGCTTCGGCAAAGACTACTTTGATGAACTTTTGGAACGCATTCGTGAAATTCGCGCTTCCGAAAGACGATTTTATGAAAAAATCACGGATATTTATGCGCAATGTAGCATTGATTATATTCCTAATTCAGAGATAACAATTCGATTCTACCAAACTGTACAAAATAAATTACATTGGGCAATTACCGGAAAGACAGCCGCTGAGATTATTGCAGATCGAGCAGATTCAAATAAAGAACATATGGGATTACAAACATGGAAGAATGCTCCGGATGGGAAGATACTACAATCAGATACCACAGTTGCTAAAAATTATTTACAGCAACCAGAAATTAAAGAGTTAGAACGGATTGTCAGTATGTATCTTGATTACGCTGAAAATCAAGCAGCAAGACAAATCCCTATGAAAATGCAAGACTGGATACAAAAACTAGATGCTTTTTTGCAGTTTAACGAATACGAAGTCTTACAAAACGCCGGGAAAATAACCCGTCAATTAGCTGATGAATCGGCAAAAATGGAGTATCAGAAATTTCGAGTCATCCAAGATCGCTCCTATTTGTCAGACTTTGATAAAGAAGTAAAAAAAATAACGCAAAAAAATAAAAAGAAATGA
- a CDS encoding methyl-accepting chemotaxis protein yields the protein MKLNKKLMFLSVIPTILFVLISCFYIIPKTKENIYLQKDIQIKNNVEIAHSTAEYYYTLSKSGVMADQDAQERAKEVIGKMRYGSDGYFWIDNDQYINLMHATKPETVGENRSNTQDAKGNYMVKNYIEGALQHKDSGYYSSFWFPKPNETEASMKRGYVKLFQPWGWIICTGVYIDDVEKAIAGEINGIIMINVLLMLISLVFAYLFSRKTIVAPLQNIIEKIREIANSGGDLTQRIQVSSKDELGELADTVNDMTQNLAQLIRQVAVTTEQVSASSEELTASASQSSEVANQIAAVLTEVAAAADQQHSTTNHVVEIVENMSQSVKQAVHNTNLAAERSEQTANAAKDGVISIKATIGQMNDIERTVINSAGLVDKLGDRSKEIGQIVSTIANIANQTNLLALNAAIEAARAGEHGKGFAVVAEEVRKLAEQSETASEQIRQLISEIQQDTEKAVHAMDEGTLAVKQGTENMNATGDTFAEIATLINHVTDEIQRTVAAIHDIAEGAKQVASSMVVLDGVSDETASKTQTVSASTEEQTASIEEIAIASDALSQLAEKLQLEIVKFKV from the coding sequence ATGAAATTAAACAAAAAATTAATGTTTTTAAGCGTCATACCTACCATATTATTTGTTCTCATAAGTTGTTTTTATATCATTCCGAAAACAAAAGAAAACATTTACTTGCAAAAGGATATTCAAATAAAAAATAATGTAGAAATAGCGCATTCCACCGCAGAATATTATTACACCCTTTCTAAGTCAGGTGTAATGGCAGATCAAGATGCCCAAGAACGAGCAAAAGAAGTGATCGGTAAAATGCGCTACGGCAGTGATGGTTATTTCTGGATTGATAATGATCAGTATATTAATCTGATGCATGCCACTAAGCCTGAAACCGTAGGAGAAAATAGGAGCAACACCCAGGATGCAAAGGGCAATTATATGGTTAAGAATTATATAGAAGGAGCATTGCAGCACAAAGACTCGGGCTACTACAGCAGCTTTTGGTTTCCCAAGCCAAATGAAACTGAGGCTTCTATGAAACGAGGTTACGTGAAATTGTTTCAGCCTTGGGGTTGGATTATTTGCACGGGAGTCTATATCGACGATGTGGAAAAAGCCATTGCCGGTGAGATCAATGGCATTATTATGATCAATGTACTTCTCATGCTTATATCATTAGTATTTGCATATTTATTCTCACGAAAAACAATCGTAGCTCCTCTGCAGAATATCATAGAGAAAATAAGGGAGATTGCCAATAGCGGCGGGGATTTGACCCAGAGAATTCAAGTCAGTAGTAAGGATGAACTAGGAGAGCTGGCAGACACCGTAAATGATATGACGCAAAACTTAGCCCAGCTTATTCGCCAAGTGGCAGTAACAACAGAACAAGTATCAGCATCATCGGAAGAACTGACTGCAAGTGCCAGCCAATCTTCGGAGGTGGCGAATCAAATTGCAGCTGTCCTTACAGAAGTAGCGGCTGCAGCGGATCAACAGCATAGTACAACTAATCATGTAGTAGAAATCGTTGAGAACATGTCCCAGAGTGTGAAACAGGCTGTTCATAATACCAATTTGGCGGCGGAACGATCTGAGCAGACGGCTAATGCAGCAAAAGATGGTGTGATATCTATCAAGGCTACGATCGGTCAGATGAATGATATTGAGAGAACTGTTATAAATTCAGCGGGCCTCGTTGACAAATTGGGGGACAGGTCTAAGGAAATCGGGCAAATTGTAAGTACGATAGCCAATATTGCAAACCAAACCAACCTGCTTGCACTAAATGCTGCTATTGAAGCTGCACGGGCCGGTGAGCATGGTAAAGGCTTCGCTGTAGTAGCAGAGGAGGTAAGAAAATTAGCGGAGCAATCTGAAACTGCCTCAGAGCAAATCAGACAATTGATTAGTGAAATTCAGCAAGACACTGAAAAAGCGGTACATGCGATGGATGAAGGTACATTGGCGGTTAAGCAAGGAACAGAAAATATGAATGCAACAGGAGATACTTTTGCTGAAATTGCTACATTAATAAACCACGTAACCGATGAGATTCAAAGAACCGTCGCTGCAATTCACGATATAGCAGAAGGAGCAAAGCAGGTGGCATCATCCATGGTAGTACTGGACGGGGTTAGCGATGAAACTGCGAGCAAGACGCAGACAGTATCTGCTTCCACAGAGGAACAAACCGCATCCATTGAAGAAATTGCTATTGCCAGTGACGCATTATCACAATTAGCTGAAAAACTGCAATTGGAAATTGTTAAGTTTAAGGTTTAA
- a CDS encoding sensor domain-containing diguanylate cyclase has protein sequence MLSTLPSEEILEKIFFISQRLTSYDGVDDIWEYIAKTALTITRADAVVIRDFNLASGHLTIVKSYGLSKSYINEPPIRLEEGVIGCVVSESKPYIHSDISQAAEWNTNGLASKEGVHSIVCVPLKGKESSTGAITVMRKKVEPFTEQEVFLLNMFGLQASEAIKIVKLVNSLQQQAMYDYLTRIYNKNALNSVLEKTLSLSKRYSSAMSVIFIDIDNFKMFNDTHGHLLGDKLLCDFAQTLKKNCRKSDSVGRFGGEEFVILAPHTNKKKAVAFANKIRKSVENSTFIGRGNSENHITFSAGISCFPEDGDTVFELLQQADRAMYQSKITGKNRVTSWIDELDILEVDGRGIIA, from the coding sequence ATGCTTTCTACCTTACCTAGTGAGGAGATTCTGGAAAAAATATTTTTCATTTCACAACGCCTAACGAGCTACGATGGAGTGGATGATATATGGGAGTATATTGCCAAAACAGCTCTTACTATCACAAGAGCTGATGCAGTTGTAATAAGAGATTTTAATCTTGCAAGCGGACACCTTACAATTGTGAAAAGCTATGGACTTTCAAAAAGCTATATCAATGAACCCCCGATTCGTCTTGAGGAGGGGGTAATTGGCTGTGTCGTATCGGAAAGTAAGCCTTACATACATAGCGACATCTCTCAAGCGGCTGAATGGAATACTAACGGGCTTGCCAGTAAGGAAGGGGTACACTCCATAGTATGTGTTCCATTAAAGGGGAAGGAAAGCAGCACGGGAGCTATCACTGTTATGAGAAAAAAGGTAGAGCCCTTTACGGAGCAAGAAGTATTCCTTCTGAATATGTTTGGCTTACAAGCTAGTGAAGCCATAAAGATTGTTAAATTAGTTAATTCACTACAGCAACAGGCGATGTATGATTATTTGACACGAATTTATAATAAGAATGCTTTAAACTCAGTACTCGAGAAAACATTATCATTGTCAAAAAGATATTCTAGCGCGATGAGTGTAATTTTTATTGATATTGATAATTTTAAAATGTTTAATGATACTCATGGGCATCTTTTAGGTGATAAGCTTTTGTGTGATTTTGCGCAAACCTTAAAGAAAAATTGTAGAAAATCAGATTCTGTAGGGCGGTTTGGCGGAGAAGAATTTGTAATATTAGCGCCACACACCAATAAAAAAAAGGCCGTAGCATTTGCTAATAAAATACGAAAAAGTGTTGAAAATAGTACCTTTATAGGAAGAGGCAACAGTGAAAATCATATTACCTTTAGCGCTGGCATATCGTGTTTTCCAGAAGATGGTGATACCGTATTTGAACTATTACAGCAGGCAGATCGTGCCATGTACCAAAGCAAGATAACCGGAAAAAATAGAGTTACCTCGTGGATTGATGAACTAGACATTTTAGAAGTTGATGGGAGAGGAATCATAGCATGA
- a CDS encoding PAS domain S-box protein has translation MGNVKKVLTEEFKREAAILHHNYEKIIRELGIGKSVLFPYFYQTVISQNASIFEKENQLKDKSFDKGAEKQYKLSNTELLKYIDNLESKLLYLEKKHKAIIDNVKGVIFQTNKAGCWTFLSPIWTKITGFSIEESIGKFFLNYVYADDQEFHYKQFQSIIEEKRSYSRYEIRYSTKNGEFRWIEVYARLTKDQYGNISGTLGTLHDITVQRKTEKMLHLAYELRRRSDFLNDIVMGTTIVDERIQDYMHTLGLDFSRPLICCLLVSKDFIGREKEQNNIIEVLGNEKGSIVWNCRNDIGVLYQGGNAELAVESSMRFAHALLEKIYRYNPQLKLVIGISNVQTGLNSVRKTYWQGWSATVAAQCQGREDGIFHYKDLGILQLLVKNIGNEGAKEFVKEQIGTLIRYDEEKGTNLVTTLEEILQHSNLKKTAEKMFLHPKTVVFRKQRIEKILGVSLDSFETRLALGVALKLHLVNQVIKAN, from the coding sequence TTGGGAAATGTAAAAAAGGTTCTTACTGAAGAATTCAAACGTGAAGCGGCTATTTTACATCATAACTATGAAAAAATCATACGTGAGTTAGGTATCGGAAAGAGTGTACTATTCCCCTATTTTTATCAAACGGTAATCTCTCAGAATGCTTCTATTTTTGAAAAAGAAAATCAATTAAAAGATAAATCCTTTGATAAAGGAGCAGAAAAACAATATAAATTGAGCAATACAGAATTACTAAAATATATTGATAACCTAGAAAGCAAGCTGCTGTATTTAGAGAAGAAGCATAAAGCAATTATTGATAATGTAAAAGGAGTCATATTTCAAACCAATAAAGCAGGATGCTGGACGTTCTTAAGTCCGATATGGACAAAAATTACGGGTTTTTCGATAGAGGAAAGCATCGGAAAATTTTTTTTGAATTATGTGTATGCAGATGATCAGGAATTCCATTATAAACAGTTTCAATCCATCATCGAAGAGAAACGGTCATATAGTCGGTATGAAATTCGTTATTCTACTAAAAATGGTGAATTTCGCTGGATTGAGGTATACGCTCGACTTACAAAGGATCAATATGGGAATATCTCCGGTACCTTAGGTACCTTACATGATATTACAGTTCAAAGAAAAACCGAGAAAATGCTTCATTTAGCCTATGAGCTTAGACGCAGAAGTGATTTTTTAAATGATATCGTAATGGGAACTACCATCGTAGATGAACGAATACAAGATTATATGCATACGTTAGGATTGGATTTTTCTCGTCCCCTAATCTGTTGTTTATTAGTTAGCAAGGACTTTATTGGCAGGGAAAAAGAACAGAATAATATTATTGAAGTGCTGGGCAATGAGAAAGGCTCTATTGTATGGAATTGCAGAAATGATATAGGCGTTTTATATCAAGGGGGGAATGCTGAGTTAGCAGTGGAAAGCAGTATGAGGTTTGCTCATGCTTTACTAGAGAAGATCTATCGATATAACCCTCAACTAAAACTCGTGATTGGAATCAGTAATGTACAAACAGGCCTAAATAGTGTTAGGAAGACGTACTGGCAAGGATGGAGTGCCACGGTGGCGGCACAATGCCAAGGCAGGGAAGATGGTATTTTTCATTATAAAGACTTGGGAATTCTACAGCTTTTAGTTAAAAATATTGGTAATGAAGGTGCAAAGGAATTTGTTAAAGAGCAAATAGGTACTCTTATTCGTTATGACGAAGAGAAGGGAACCAACCTTGTAACTACCTTAGAGGAGATCTTGCAGCATTCCAATTTAAAAAAGACTGCGGAAAAAATGTTTCTACACCCCAAAACAGTTGTTTTTCGCAAGCAGCGTATTGAAAAAATATTAGGAGTATCCCTTGATTCTTTTGAAACAAGACTCGCCCTTGGGGTAGCGCTGAAATTGCATCTTGTAAATCAAGTGATTAAAGCAAACTAA